The Coffea eugenioides isolate CCC68of chromosome 8, Ceug_1.0, whole genome shotgun sequence genome has a segment encoding these proteins:
- the LOC113780941 gene encoding general transcription and DNA repair factor IIH subunit TFB5, protein MVNAIKGLMISCDVPMAQFIINMNAALPQSQKFIIHVLDNTHLFVRSDVAGMIRSAIAEFREQNTYEKPS, encoded by the exons ATGGTGAATGCCATCAAGGGACTGATGATTTCATG TGACGTACCCATGGCTCAATTCATCATCAACATGAATGCAGCACTACCTCAATCACAGAAGTTTATTATACATGTTTTAGATAACACTCATCTCTTTGTACGATCTGATGTTGCTGGAATGATAAGATCAGCCATTGCAGAATTCAGGGAGCAGAATACTTATGAGAAGCCTTCTTAA
- the LOC113779110 gene encoding AT-hook motif nuclear-localized protein 1 isoform X2, which yields MEGREGMSSTGVTVVGSDAPSDYHVAPRTTENPSQVSGSTPAIGPQVGVTPPPATAPAGMVAATTTAKKKRGRPRKYGPDGSVTSMALSPKPISSSVPPPVIDFSSEKRGKVRPAGSSGKHHQPRVEMEGLGEWVSCSVGANFTPHIITVNAGEDVTMKVISFSQQGPRAICILSANGVISSVTLRQPDSSGGTLTYEGRFEILSLTGSFMPSETGGIRNRSGGMSVSLASPDGRVVGGGVAGLLVAASPVQIVVGSFLAGNQHEPKTKKQKADHITVNPSVAYPISSAEVEDPYRTSSSFRGENWSSMPPDSRNKPADINVTLHG from the exons ATGGAAGGGAGGGAAGGAATGAGTAGCACTGGAGTTACAGTGGTGGGATCAGATGCTCCATCAGACTACCATGTGGCTCCTAGGACCACTGAAAATCCATCTCAAGTGAGTGGATCAACACCAGCTATAGGACCCCAAGTGGGTGTCACTCCGCCGCCGGCGACGGCGCCGGCCGGAATGGTGGCTGCCACCACCACAGCGAAGAAGAAGAGGGGCAGGCCTCGAAAATACGGCCCAGATGGGTCAGTAACTAGTATGGCACTCTCCCCTAAGCCAATTTCGTCGTCGGTACCGCCTCCGGTGATTGACTTCTCGTCGGAGAAACGTGGGAAAGTCCGACCAGCTGGGTCATCTGGCAAGCACCACCAGCCTAGGGTGGAGATGGAAGGCCTAG GTGAATGGGTTTCATGCTCGGTTGGAGCTAATTTTACACCCCATATTATTACTGTTAATGCGGGAGAG GATGTCACCATGAAGGTAATATCATTCTCTCAGCAGGGGCCTAGAGCCATATGTATTCTGTCTGCTAATGGTGTAATTTCAAGTGTCACTCTTCGTCAGCCTGATTCTTCTGGTGGTACATTGACATATGAG GGTCGTTTTGAGATACTCTCGTTAACTGGATCATTCATGCCATCTGAgactggagggataaggaacAGATCTGGTGGTATGAGCGTCTCTTTAGCAAGCCCTGACGGACGTGTTGTTGGTGGCGGAGTTGCTGGTCTACTAGTTGCTGCTAGTCCTGTCCAG ATCGTTGTAGGCAGCTTCCTGGCTGGAAACCAACACGAGCCGAAGACCAAGAAGCAAAAGGCTGACCACATAACAGTGAACCCATCTGTTGCTTATCCTATCTCGAGTGCAGAAGTCGAGGACCCATATCGCACTTCCTCTTCCTTCCGTGGAGAAAATTGGTCATCGATGCCGCCTGATTCAAGGAATAAGCCAGCTGACATCAACGTAACTCTGCATGGTTAA
- the LOC113779110 gene encoding AT-hook motif nuclear-localized protein 1 isoform X1, with amino-acid sequence MEGREGMSSTGVTVVGSDAPSDYHVAPRTTENPSQVSGSTPAIGPQVGVTPPPATAPAGMVAATTTAKKKRGRPRKYGPDGSVTSMALSPKPISSSVPPPVIDFSSEKRGKVRPAGSSGKHHQPRVEMEGLGNGEWVSCSVGANFTPHIITVNAGEDVTMKVISFSQQGPRAICILSANGVISSVTLRQPDSSGGTLTYEGRFEILSLTGSFMPSETGGIRNRSGGMSVSLASPDGRVVGGGVAGLLVAASPVQIVVGSFLAGNQHEPKTKKQKADHITVNPSVAYPISSAEVEDPYRTSSSFRGENWSSMPPDSRNKPADINVTLHG; translated from the exons ATGGAAGGGAGGGAAGGAATGAGTAGCACTGGAGTTACAGTGGTGGGATCAGATGCTCCATCAGACTACCATGTGGCTCCTAGGACCACTGAAAATCCATCTCAAGTGAGTGGATCAACACCAGCTATAGGACCCCAAGTGGGTGTCACTCCGCCGCCGGCGACGGCGCCGGCCGGAATGGTGGCTGCCACCACCACAGCGAAGAAGAAGAGGGGCAGGCCTCGAAAATACGGCCCAGATGGGTCAGTAACTAGTATGGCACTCTCCCCTAAGCCAATTTCGTCGTCGGTACCGCCTCCGGTGATTGACTTCTCGTCGGAGAAACGTGGGAAAGTCCGACCAGCTGGGTCATCTGGCAAGCACCACCAGCCTAGGGTGGAGATGGAAGGCCTAGGTAATG GTGAATGGGTTTCATGCTCGGTTGGAGCTAATTTTACACCCCATATTATTACTGTTAATGCGGGAGAG GATGTCACCATGAAGGTAATATCATTCTCTCAGCAGGGGCCTAGAGCCATATGTATTCTGTCTGCTAATGGTGTAATTTCAAGTGTCACTCTTCGTCAGCCTGATTCTTCTGGTGGTACATTGACATATGAG GGTCGTTTTGAGATACTCTCGTTAACTGGATCATTCATGCCATCTGAgactggagggataaggaacAGATCTGGTGGTATGAGCGTCTCTTTAGCAAGCCCTGACGGACGTGTTGTTGGTGGCGGAGTTGCTGGTCTACTAGTTGCTGCTAGTCCTGTCCAG ATCGTTGTAGGCAGCTTCCTGGCTGGAAACCAACACGAGCCGAAGACCAAGAAGCAAAAGGCTGACCACATAACAGTGAACCCATCTGTTGCTTATCCTATCTCGAGTGCAGAAGTCGAGGACCCATATCGCACTTCCTCTTCCTTCCGTGGAGAAAATTGGTCATCGATGCCGCCTGATTCAAGGAATAAGCCAGCTGACATCAACGTAACTCTGCATGGTTAA
- the LOC113781672 gene encoding ACT domain-containing protein ACR8, with amino-acid sequence MEWPSYLDEYQKLVIRMNTPRAMIDNAGCSNATRVTIDSARRHGILLEAVQVLTDLNLSIKKAYISSDGQWFMDVFHVTDLNGNKLTDESVINYIEQSLGTIHYTSSRSIEGLTALELTGTDRVGLLSEVFAVLADLQCNVVESKVWTHNGRIASLIHVKDCDSGSQIEDCRKINRIEARLRNVLKGDNDIKSAKTSISMSVTHTERRLHQMMFADRDYERKPIISKSNDSLVVLVQNCLERGYSVVNVQCKDRMKLLFDVVCTLTDMQYVVFHATINTAADRACMEFFIKHTDGTPISSEAEKQRVILCLQASIERRASQGVRLELCTSDRAGLLADVTRTFRENGLNVTRAEISTTGDTALNVFYVTDAAGNAADSKIIEGVRQKIGLNDLKVKELPLIYHQKAEEKDEPTVGVGGAMLSLGSLVMRNLYNLGLIRSYS; translated from the exons ATGGAGTGGCCTTCTTATTTAGATGAATATCAAAAGCTTGTGATTCGTATGAATACTCCTAG GGCCATGATTGACAATGCCGGCTGTTCTAATGCAACACGCGTTACG ATTGACAGCGCTCGAAGACACGGCATTCTTCTGGAAGCAGTACAAGTTTTGACCGATCTGAATCTTTCAATTAAGAAAGCCTACATTTCTTCCGATGGTCAGTGGTTCATGGACG TTTTTCATGTGACTGATTTAAACGGCAACAAATTAACCGACGAAAGCGTCATCAATTACATTGAACAG TCACTCGGGACAATTCATTATACGAGTTCAAGATCCATTGAGGGCTTAACTGCACTGGAATTAACCGGAACTGACCGAGTTGGGCTATTATCTGAGGTTTTCGCGGTGCTAGCTGATTTGCAGTGCAATGTGGTGGAATCTAAGGTGTGGACGCATAATGGACGAATTGCGTCACTAATTCACGTTAAAGACTGTGATTCGGGGTCCCAAATTGAGGATTGTCGGAAAATCAATCGGATAGAAGCCCGGTTAAGGAATGTTTTGAAGGGTGATAATGATATCAAGAGTGCCAAAACATCGATTTCCATGTCTGTTACTCATACAGAGAGGAGGCTTCATCAAATGATGTTTGCTGATCGTGATTACGAGAGGAAGCCGATAATTAGCAAAAGCAATGATTCTCTGGTGGTTTTAGTTCAGAATTGTTTGGAGAGGGGATACTCTGTTGTAAATGTTCAGTGCAAGGATCGGATGAAGCTTCTGTTCGACGTTGTTTGCACCTTGACAGACATGCAATATGTTGTGTTTCATGCCACCATTAACACTGCTGCAGACAGGGCGTGcatg GAATTCTTTATTAAGCACACTGATGGAACCCCCATTAGTTCAGAAGCTGAAAAGCAACGAGTGATTCTCTGTTTACAAGCGTCAATTGAAAGAAGGGCGTCTCAG GGTGTAAGGTTAGAGCTGTGTACAAGCGACAGGGCAGGCCTATTGGCCGATGTAACACGAACCTTCCGAGAAAACGGTCTTAACGTGACAAGAGCTGAGATCTCCACAACAGGGGACACTGCCCTGAACGTATTCTACGTAACAGATGCAGCTGGGAATGCTGCCGATTCCAAGATTATCGAGGGGGTTCGACAAAAAATCGGATTGAATGACTTGAAAGTGAAGGAACTGCCGCTGATCTATCATCAGAAGGCCGAGGAAAAGGATGAGCCCACCGTTGGTGTAGGTGGGGCCATGTTATCACTGGGGAGCTTAGTTATGAGGAATCTATACAATTTGGGGTTGATCAGATCATATTCTTGA
- the LOC113779620 gene encoding ATP-dependent Clp protease proteolytic subunit-related protein 2, chloroplastic, which translates to MAVVSLHPATSSCLRSSTRTPQPSLSCASKVYVGLRVQCPNSYGISKNNLNVEFYNRVYQSIESRSCDTKATRARITMMPIGTPRVPYRNVTEGTWQWVDLWNALYRERVIFIGQNIDEEFSNQILATMLYLDSIEDSKKLYMYINGPGGDLTPSMAIYDTMQSLKSPVATHCVGYAYNLAGFLLAAGEKGNRFAMPLSRIALQSPAGAARGQADDIRNEADELIRIRDYLFKELAQKTGQPVEKIHKDLSRMKRFNAQEALEYGLIDRIVRPPRIKADAPKKESTGLG; encoded by the exons ATGGCAGTAGTCTCTCTCCATCCCGCCACTTCTTCATGTCTCCGCTCCAGCACTAGAACCCCTCAGCCTTCTCTCAG TTGTGCAAGCAAAGTCTATGTGGGTTTAAGGGTTCAATGCCCAA ATTCTTATGGGATTTCAAAAAACAACCTGAATGTCGAATTCTATAATAGAGTTTACCAAAGCATCGAATCCAG ATCATGTGACACTAAGGCAACTCGTGCACGTATTACAATGATGCCGATAGGGACACCAAGAGTGCCTTACAGAAATGTGACTGAAGGGACTTGGCAGTGGGTAGATTTGTGGAATGCTCTT TATCGTGAACGTGTTATATTTATTGGGCAAAATATAGATGAAGAATTCAGCAATCAGATACTGGCAACCATGCTGTACCTTGACAGCATTGAAGACTCCAAGAAGCTGTACATGTATATCAATGGCCCTGGTGGGGAT CTTACTCCAAGCATGGCTATATATGACACGATGCAGAGCTTGAAAAGCCCTGTTGCCACCCACTGTGTGGGCTATGCCTATAATCTGGCTGGCTTTCTTCTTGCTGCAGGTGAAAAG GGCAATCGATTTGCAATGCCACTTTCAAGAATTGCATTACAATCTCCTGCTGGGGCTGCTCGGGGCCAG GCTGATGACATTCGTAATGAAGCAGACGAACTTATCAGAATTAGGGATTACCTCTTCAAGGAGCTGGCACAGAAAACTGGCCAACCAGTTGAAAAG ATTCACAAGGATTTAAGTCGAATGAAGCGGTTCAATGCTCAAGAAGCCCTTGAATATGGTCTTATTGATCGCATAGTAAGGCCTCCACGTATTAAGGCTGATGCTCCAAAGAAGGAGTCTACAGGTCTTGGTTAG
- the LOC113780862 gene encoding pheromone-processing carboxypeptidase KEX1-like — MKFGLELIFLLIILVGAATHLVLLSCSLSSYGGLVERSTSRAFVFILSNTIISSILVKSYRPSAEYYTEFLPCGDFYDQAEEKQSEEMIRDDIESSSASSSDGDDDEEEKEEDDDDDDSDSNDEIGWGNDDEEYDETLETRIEAFIAKVISGWKEELLADKLDCKQVH; from the coding sequence ATGAAATTTGGGTTGGAGCTCATTTTTCTGCTCATAATCTTGGTTGGGGCGGCAACTCATCTGGTGCTACTAAGTTGCTCATTGTCATCATATGGCGGCCTCGTTGAGCGTTCCACCAGCCGAGCTTTTGTGTTTATTTTGTCTAATACCATTATAAGCTCCATTCTTGTCAAAAGTTATAGGCCATCTGCAGAATACTACACCGAATTCTTGCCTTGTGGAGACTTTTATGACCAAGCAGAAGAAAAACAAAGTGAAGAGATGATCCGTGATGATATCGAAAGCAGCTCTGCTAGCAGCAGCGatggtgatgatgatgaagaagaaaaagaagaagatgatgatgacgaTGATAGCGACAGTAATGATGAAATTGGTTGGGGTAATGATGATGAAGAATATGATGAAACTTTAGAGACTAGAATTGAGGCTTTCATAGCCAAAGTCATCAGTGGCTGGAAAGAAGAGCTATTAGCAGACAAGCTCGACTGCAAACAAGTGCACTAG